A genomic segment from Deinococcus sp. YIM 77859 encodes:
- a CDS encoding universal stress protein produces MNTSATPNTILVTTDASHLGNEALAHGASLARALHAKLTVLYIHPDPLPTVAEAYIYLPRDVAEQEEQMERVRADLARRVPGARLRIELAAGRLVPRLILEVAREEGADLIVMSTHGRSGLGRALLGSVAEAVAHHAPVPVLLVRAGHPVKDWGAVTG; encoded by the coding sequence ATGAACACCAGTGCCACCCCAAACACCATCCTCGTGACCACAGACGCCAGTCACCTTGGCAATGAGGCTCTCGCGCACGGGGCGTCGCTGGCCCGTGCCCTGCACGCGAAACTCACCGTGCTGTATATCCACCCCGACCCCCTGCCCACCGTCGCGGAAGCCTACATCTACCTGCCGCGCGACGTCGCCGAGCAGGAGGAGCAGATGGAAAGGGTGCGCGCTGACCTGGCCCGCCGCGTGCCGGGTGCGCGACTGAGGATAGAACTCGCCGCCGGACGCCTGGTGCCCCGCCTGATCCTGGAGGTGGCCCGCGAGGAGGGCGCAGATTTGATCGTGATGAGCACGCACGGGCGCAGCGGCCTGGGCCGCGCCCTGCTGGGCAGCGTGGCGGAGGCTGTTGCCCACCACGCGCCGGTTCCCGTGCTCCTCGTTCGTGCCGGTCACCCCGTCAAGGACTGGGGAGCCGTCACAGGCTGA